The following are from one region of the Littorina saxatilis isolate snail1 linkage group LG4, US_GU_Lsax_2.0, whole genome shotgun sequence genome:
- the LOC138964141 gene encoding protocadherin Fat 4-like isoform X2, with the protein MASSSGGSVVRNCGQILTILVMVLLPCYYCQNLNSPRFLTQPSTVNVSEKATVGDDVMTCQATDDDTGLAGELHFSIIGGTGADTFSINSSTCDVTVANQLDFENITEYDVIIKASDLDPENSTSATLTFTVKIVDVNEHEPTFTNTPASPVPLPEDAETGTTVFTCSVSDEDSDSLPSGQHTFSITGGNTDDKFSLNSSSCALVLVDDLDFEIQAQYNITIQASDLDPTSPRSASTVISIDLTDVNEKPSIQNLPGDPMQIAEDIAMATVIFTCNGRDPDLSGLPHGQLSYSITAGNEDGKFSVNNSTCAVTVSGQLDFESVTLYTLTIQAQDADPADSQSVSRPLIISVTDVNEYTPSFTNTSTLPVEMGEHSSTVTTVFTCNATDQDSATQPSGQLRYSLSGGDGKFSLENNEVCLVTVTQPLDFEAKSTYPLTLTVRDLDLNITRSSTLTFVVTVIDENDRPLLQNTTSMPTVQENSPAGTVLLNCSATDQDNPSLPSGQLNYSLVSGNVDGAFTLVPPCRIATSRSLDHEVRVLYDLEISVTDLDPVDPQTDTHVYTVKVSDINDNTPYFFSVPDNPISLSEDLPLGVPFVNCSGDDNDTSLEPTGQVQFAIIAGNEEGLFTVDNATCNMSLVKPLDFDNGTWSFNITVRIFDLDPLSPRSAEQEYRICVTPVNDHDPTWVEVLPKKTEIAENSPLGTHLGRCSATDGDSPLFPSGHVRYKISAGNKVGLFYLDSFTCDLFINGLLDYEDKKAHNLKILAVDLDPVNGRSSKTMKVKVKVTDENDSGPTCQSSVMTREVPESTAAKDVVMTLNCTDLDTFSRGALRYTALSKSKTLKVERMTGEVVLLKRQDWDNPRKDKEHDLLILVEDNTKPANKTTVTARIIITDSDDIRPDFVQSQYEEFIFENLRRGSTVLTVSATDGDAPDTPASDITYIIDPLSDENERFLLDPVTGAVILKDAIDGDVILMRDFNVFAYSSNQSDRRGKARITIYIEDVNDTGPEFTQDVYHVNVTEETPQNERILRVRAKDYDWGLDGQLRYSIGDGPMEIDTSTGDVRLKNRLNFEASRFYGVSVEAHDLGIPSVTATASILLFVHPTNEGSPVWGNGIRVRVPEDTMPGTTIYQLTARDSDHGLDGVVVFSSLSPLSPSLPFIVHPTGSVTLAAPLDYDSVDSYTIVISASDSSQQPRSATTTVDVIVGDVNDVAPVCRPVPVFVALYPWTGSVIATLDCSDDAAQLSYRIVGGDPEGVFKMDSVSGDVTATAKPSQPQYDVSVEVSDSSNPAMTSSVSVVILVEPELNFTNLPANMTVSEVERVGTVVFTPLACCSYTAVTFELVSGNDNDLFRLHSGTGDVTVVSQLDREMSSQHGHALVVGVRDEGGQTATATLLIDLGDVNDNAPVFHPVFKSFEITELQQVSTPIGQLTATDQDAGINASLTYCLLDSAGGTFSVDRDSGVLTLDRTVDSETDNRSYTLLVVATDGGATPLNATATVQIVVKDSDEYNPQFTNGPGTVTIRENFPLGVIAFVIEAADDDITDVIRYTLSGTGLPFQVLQDTGEVILQSPLDRETVPVYQLQFEAFNNRGDGTNLTVEVQIEDVDDNDPLFSTSVYQFYTPHGTGADVIVGRVNVSDDDIGSNADFFVSIISGNGAGYFILDGLEIKTARPLHYDGVKEFLLTMKAQPAGNASDNYRYSEASVRIEVLPSIAEPKFANSTLRITLPENSAVNTFIFDLDATALGATEGSNGTLRYVMRSGHGYFSVNEDTGVVHVSGVIDYEANKVIPVTVDAKNRDNPSFKDSVLLTVEVVNLNDNAPKPKSPVNQLTVDEDDTVGTLAEQVIFTDADDGVFGEFNITLSVCSHFTIDANSGAVSVIKALNYNNQSVHTCLVTATDAGRPPLSGVTSLVVTVRDVNDNPPWFVSAPYTLNVYENTLPGATLTTVLAVDMDTEERGEVTYTLLSGNTGNTFALNESTGTLILAAHLDATLTSQFVLEVQASDGGSPPLTSNATVSVKVIDVNDHAPVFTVTSVEVTVERLSVPGKEVAVLNATDDDLHDNALISFAITAGDPGGLFFIDRSSGQVTTRASLLDAADTHPLTILATDHGTPPLWNSTTLTIHLNPPSSSLPPNTSHSLLPALHVREDATVDTVVGTIDPSPATAVSQYAIVSGNYKDSFKLVKQGDGTAELRVAGPLNYEERSVFDLLVTLQTPTSGEIQKFVKVFVTDVNDHAPQFADGPFLELYTAEHTTAGHRLWTLSVTDADQSDTSGTLVYEIVSATEAGMLNVTAQGDLVLLVSPDYETVQKVEAVVTVRDSDVTSMSSSSISVTVHILDVTEGQVLELTPAVTYYISTEIPYNTKEGQLVYQLSPEDFKLTSSPGATVTYVSVNTHGPFDVSTVTGEVTVTATEKLADNSTYFQWMVCSINSNGSSQSEMAMLRIDTYDKYRNIVVVEIALDVSTLEAERARLESKLQAMFSSPQRVGIHTILVHGGSARRRLLAARSVILIYVVKDVAADQLHNVKVTKTFLTQDQILQIVQASPDGTPVAALTGGPLPADLVMPYQTGHADRSSVVDDGHLFIIIAVVCVLIVIIIVFIIACLIYRMKRRRKWNVNSDHPTDPLPKGTPLSTPAPAFHIRQDSVLPDDVSTSSGASLVDDDSGVGDSLGSRSLARKSLTPSTGSDASDGIVNDEGTSGVCSRSGSTESVSDTRPSRTRISWNAKKASRSEATAPWKARKPSMSWLPPLPDDPNSARRFSNYCWFDSPYGYGRGNRRMSGKDAEILALGARRDSAVWSSRESSPEISRRSSLYRRRSSSLERPLRLSTSLYPSFDAPNSWYPAPSSTSISSTYTSCNASTASGVSSITSDSSPSRVHTSWLRMREVTPDRVVTHSLTSAGHEVTWKPKRNPAKPIFNEKLEWKAVSTIPKPSPLPRHRKEKQVTKSPDPNWSESVARRSRRPPPETSEGGIKGRDTSSSCLGALDEILAKSFPSRTRLSEPMTATQGLKSEVDSTSSNLGGKPLP; encoded by the exons CGGGCAACGAAGATGGAAAGTTCTCAGTGAACAACAGCACGTGCGCCGTGACCGTGAGTGGACAGCTGGACTTTGAGAGCGTGACCCTCTACACGCTGACCATACAGGCACAGGATGCTGACCCTGCGGACAGCCAGAGTGTGTCCAGACCACTGATCATCTCCGTTACTGATGTCAATGAATACACCCCG AGCTTCACAAACACCTCCACCCTGCCAGTAGAGATGGGTGAACACAGCAGTACGGTAACCACGGTGTTCACGTGCAATGCTACCGATCAGGACAGTGCCACTCAGCCGTCTGGACAGCTCCGTTACAGTCTCTCAG GTGGCGATGGAAAGTTCAGCCTTGAAAACAACGAAGTTTGTCTCGTGACCGTAACCCAGCCGTTGGACTTTGAAGCCAAGTCTACATATCCATTGACCTTGACCgttcgcgaccttgaccttaatatcACAAGAAGCTCTACGCTGACGTTCGTGGTCACAGTGATCGACGAAAATGACCGACCG TTACTGCAAAACACGACGTCAATGCCAACCGTGCAAGAGAACTCGCCGGCTGGAACAGTTCTGTTGAACTGTTCTGCGACAGACCAAGACAATCCTTCTCTTCCTTCTGGCCAGTTGAATTATTCCCTTGTTT CTGGAAACGTTGACGGCGCTTTTACGCTGGTGCCGCCTTGTCGCATAGCAACCAGCAGATCGCTCGATCATGAGGTTCGGGTTCTGTATGACCTTGAGATCAGTGTCACCGACCTTGACCCAGTTGACCCCCAAACGGACACCCATGTTTACACTGTCAAGGTCTCGGACATCAACGACAACACACCG tatttttttagCGTCCCAGACAATCCTATCAGTCTTTCTGAAGATCTTCCATTGGGAGTGCCCTTTGTGAACTGTTCTGGCGATGATAATGACACGTCGTTGGAACCGACCGGACAAGTGCAGTTTGCCATCATTG CCGGGAACGAAGAGGGTCTtttcactgtcgacaacgctacGTGCAACATGAGTCTCGTGAAGCCGCTAGATTTTGACAACGGCACGTGGAGCTTTAACATCACTGTCCGTATCTTTGACCTTGACCCACTTTCGCCTCGCAGTGCGGAGCAGGAGTATCGCATCTGCGTCACCCCTGTCAACGACCATGACCCT ACGTGGGTTGAAGTTCTGCCAAAGAAGACGGAGATCGCTGAGAACTCCCCGCTAGGAACTCACCTCGGCAGGTGTTCTGCCACTGATGGTGACAGTCCCCTATTCCCCTCCGGACACGTGCGCTACAAAATCTCAG CCGGAAATAAAGTGGGGTTGTTTTACCTGGACTCTTTTACGTGTGACCTCTTCATCAACGGTCTTCTTGATTACGAGGATAAAAAAGCTCACAACCTGAAAATCTTGGCAGTTGACCTTGACCCTGTTAATGGTCGCAGCAGTAAGACCATGAAAGTGAAGGTGAAGGTCACCGATGAGAACGACAGTGGGCCA ACGTGCCAGTCCAGCGTAATGACGAGAGAGGTGCCGGAATCGACTGCGGCCAAAGACGTGGTGATGACACTCAACTGTACGGACCTCGACACCTTCTCCAGGGGAGCTCTGCGCTACACAGCCTTGTCAA AGTCCAAGACCCTGAAGGTGGAAAGAATGACAGGCGAAGTAGTCCTCCTCAAGCGCCAGGACTGGGACAACCCCCGCAAGGACAAGGAACACGACCTGCTCATCCTGGTGGAAGACAACACCAAGCCCGCCAACAAGACCACCGTCACCGCGCGCATCATCATCACGGACAGCGACGACATCAGGCCTGACTTCGTGCAGTCCCAGTATGAAGAGT TTATCTTTGAGAACCTAAGACGCGGATCCACTGTTCTGACGGTATCTGCAACCGATGGTGACGCACCCGATACCCCTGCGTCAGACATCACTTACATCATAGATCCTCTGTCTGACGAAAACGAGCGGTTCCTCCTCGATCCCGTCACCGGTGCCGTCATTCTCAAAGACGCGATAGACGGTGACGTCATCCTGATGAGGGACTTCAACGTGTTCGCTTACTCCTCCAATCAGTCGGACAGACGGGGCAAGGCTAGGATCACCATCTACATTGAAGACGTGAACGACACGGGACCTGAGTTTACACAG GATGTGTACCATGTCAACGTAACGGAAGAAACACCTCAAAATGAACGAATTCTAAGAGTCAGGGCGAAAGATTACGATTGGGGCCTGGACGGACAGCTACGATATTCCATTGGAG ATGGTCCAATGGAGATCGACACCAGCACGGGAGACGTTCGCTTAAAGAACCGCCTAAACTTCGAGGCCAGTCGATTCTACGGCGTGAGCGTGGAGGCCCACGACTTAGGCATTCCATCCGTGACGGCCACTGCGTCCATTCTCCTCTTTGTCCACCCCACCAATGAGGGCAGCCCTGTGTGGGGCAATGGGATACGAGTCAGAGTGCCGGAAGACACAATGCCAG GCACAACCATATATCAGCTGACAGCGAGAGACTCGGATCACGGATTGGACGGGGTAGTCGtcttttcctccctctctcccctctccccctccctccctttcattGTGCATCCCACAGGCAGTGTTACACTGGCCGCGCCGCTTGACTACGACAGCGTCGACTCCTACACTATCGTCATCTCCGCCAGCGACAGCTCTCAGCAGCCACGCAGCGCCACCACCACTGTTGACGTCATTGTTGGTGACGTCAATGACGTAGCGCCCGTTTGCCGACCAGTTCCTGTCTTCGTGGCCCTCTACCCGTGGACTGGGTCCGTGATAGCTACGCTGGATTGCAGCGATGATGCGGCCCAGTTGAGTTATAGGATTGTCGGAGGAGATCCTGAAGGCGTGTTTAAG ATGGACAGTGTTAGCGGCGATGTAACTGCTACTGCTAAACCTAGCCAGCCCCAGTATGACGTCAGCGTGGAGGTCAGTGACAGCAGTAATCCGGCTATGACGTCATCGGTGTCTGTCGTCATCCTTGTGGAACCAGAGCTGAACTTCACTAATCTGCCCGCCAACATGACGGTGTCGGAGGTCGAGAGGGTTGGTACAGTGGTATTCACCCCCCTCGCTTGCTGCTCCTACACAGCAGTGACG TTTGAGCTTGTTTCCGGAAATGACAACGACCTGTTTCGCCTTCATTCCGGAACCGGTGACGTCACGGTAGTGAGTCAGCTAGATCGAGAAATGTCGTCACAGCATGGACACGCTCTGGTAGTGGGGGTGAGAGATGAGGGAGGGCAGACAGCGACTGCTACTCTTCTTATTGACCTTGGTGACGTCAATGACAATGCTCCAGTTTTTCATCCAGTCTTTAAGTCATTTGAG ATCACTGAGCTGCAGCAAGTCAGCACCCCCATCGGTCAGTTGACAGCCACGGACCAAGACGCAGGTATCAACGCTTCTCTGACCTACTGTCTGCTGGACAGTGCGGGAGGCACGTTCTCTGTGGACAGGGACAGCGGCGTTCTGACACTGGACAGGACAGTGGACTCTGAGACTGACAACCGATCGTATACCTTGTTGGTTGTGGCTACTGATGGCGGGGCCACACCTTTGAATGCTACAGCTACTGTGCAG ATAGTTGTAAAGGATTCAGACGAGTACAACCCTCAGTTCACCAACGGCCCAGGCACTGTCACTATTAGAGAGAATTTTCCTCTCGGCGTCATTGCATTCGTCATAGAGGCCGCTGATGACGACATCACTGACGTCATCAGGTACACTCTGTCAGGAACTGGTCTGCCTTTTCAAGTCCTGCAGGACACGGGTGAAGTGATACTGCAATCTCCGCTGGACAGAGAAACTGTGCCCGTGTATCAGCTTCAATTTGAGGCCTTCAACAATAGGGGAGATGGTACAAACTTGACTGTAGAG GTACAGATAGAAGACGTCGACGACAATGATCCACTTTTCTCAACTAGTGTCTACCAGTTTTACACACCACACGGCACAGGTGCTGACGTCATTGTGGGGAGAGTCAACGTCTCTGATGACGACATAGGCAGCAATGCAGATTTCTTCGTCAGCATCATCTCAGGCAACGGCGCTGGGTATTTTATTTTGGACGGACTTGAAATAAAGACAGCGCGACCTTTGCACTATGATGGAGTGAAAGAGTTTCTACTAACTATGAAGGCCCAACCCGCCGGCAACGCTTCTGATAATTAC CGCTACTCAGAAGCCTCAGTGAGAATAGAAGTCCTTCCCTCCATTGCGGAACCAAAGTTCGCCAATAGCACACTCAGAATCACATTGCCAGAAAACTCTGCAGTGAACACGTTCATTTTCGACCTCGATGCCACAGCCCTCGGCGCTACGGAAGGCAGCAACGGAACTCTTCGTTATGTCATGCGAAGTGGACATGGGTATTTCTCTGTCAACGAAGACACAGGTGTGGTGCACGTGTCAGGGGTCATTGACTATGAGGCGAACAAAGTTATCCCCGTGACAGTGGATGCAAAAAATAGAGACAATCCTAGTTTCAAAGACAGCGTTCTCCTTACAGTTGAAGTTGTCAATCTCAACGACAATGCCCCCAAGCCTAAATCTCCCGTCAACCAGTTAACCGTGGATGAAGATGACACTGTTGGTACTTTAGCAGAGCAAGTCATTTTCACTGATGCTGACGATGGTGTATTTGGTGAATTCAATATAACTTTATCAGTTTGTTCTCACTTCACAATCGACGCCAACTCCGGTGCAGTGAGCGTGATAAAGGCCCTGAACTACAATAACCAAAGTGTGCACACCTGTCTCGTGACGGCCACAGACGCGGGCAGACCTCCTCTCTCGGGTGTGACGTCATTGGTGGTGACGGTTCGTGACGTCAACGATAACCCGCCGTGGTTTGTCAGTGCACCATACACGCTGAACGTGTACGAAAACACTCTACCCGGAGCAACGCTTACCACAGTCCTAGCTGTGGACATGGACACGGAAGAGAGGGGTGAAGTGACCTACACCTTACTTTCGGGTAACACGGGCAACACGTTCGCTCTGAACGAAAGTACCGGCACGCTGATACTCGCTGCTCACCTCGACGCAACTCTGACGTCACAGTTCGTCCTAGAGGTGCAGGCGAGTGACGGAGGAAGTCCCCCGCTGACGTCAAACGCCACAGTGTCTGTCAAGGTGATTGATGTGAACGACCACGCCCCCGTGTTCACAGTAACGTCTGTTGAGGTGACTGTGGAACGACTGTCAGTGCCTGGTAAAGAGGTTGCCGTGCTGAATGCCACAGACGATGATCTGCATGACAATGCTCTGATTTCATTTGCCATCACAGCAG GTGACCCCGGCGGTTTGTTTTTCATAGACAGAAGCAGCGGTCAAGTGACAACACGTGCGTCACTCTTGGACGCAGCGGACACTCACCCTCTGACCATACTCGCCACTGACCACGGCACCCCGCCCCTCTGGAACTCCACCACCCTCACCATCCACCTCAACCCCCcttcctcctctctccctcccaacaCCTCTCATTCTCTTCTCCCTGCTCTCCATGTCCGCGAGGATGCGACAGTGGATACAGTTGTGGGAACGATTGACCCCAGTCCGGCCACAGCGGTATCTCAGTACGCCATCGTGTCCGGAAACTACAAGGACAGCTTCAAGCTGGTCAAGCAAGGTGACGGGACAGCGGAGCTACGGGTTGCAGGACCACTGAACTATGAGGAGCGCTCTGTGTTTGACCTGTTGGTAACTTTGCAGACGCCTACCAGTGGAGAGATTCAGAAATTCGTGAAG GTGTTCGTGACGGACGTCAATGACCACGCCCCCCAGTTCGCAGACGGACCCTTCCTGGAGCTCTACACAGCAGAACACACCACCGCTGGTCATCGGCTGTGGACACTGAGCGTGACCGACGCTGACCAGTCGGACACCAGCGGAACCTTGGTGTACGAGATAGTGTCTGCCACAGAGGCTGGCATGCTGAACGTCACTGCACAAGGAGACCTCGTGCTGCTCGTCTCGCCTGACTACGAGACAGTGCAAAAG GTGGAAGCTGTTGTGACAGTCAGGGACAGCGACGTCACAAGCATGTCGTCGTCATCAATCAGTGTGACAGTGCATATTCTTGACGTCACTGAGGGCCAAGTGTTGGAACTCACACCAGCAGTCACGTACTACATCTCCACTGAAATTCCTTACAACACGAAAGAGGGACAA TTGGTGTATCAGCTTTCTCCAGAGGATTTCAAGTTGACGTCATCCCCCGGTGCCACGGTCACCTACGTCTCTGTTAATACCCACGGTCCTTTTGACGTCAGCACAGTCACAGGGGAGGTCACTGTTACCGCCACGGAGAAACTGGCAGACAACTCTACCTACTTCCAGTGGATGGTGTGCAGCATTAACAGCAATGGGTCTTCTCAGTCTGAAATGGCCATGCTTCGAATTGACACTTACGACAAATACAGGAACATTGTGGTGGTTGAAATTGCCCTAGACGTATCGACGTTGGAAGCTGAAAG AGCTAGACTGGAGAGCAAGTTACAGGCAATGTTTAGCAGCCCTCAGAGAGTCGGCATTCACACTATCCTGGTTCATGGAGGCTCGGCTAGGCGACGACTACTTGCAGCCAG GTCAGTGATCTTGATCTACGTGGTTAAGGATGTGGCAGCTGACCAGCTtcacaatgtcaaggtcacaaaGACCTTCCTGACCCAGGATCAGATTCTGCAG ATTGTGCAAGCATCCCCTGATGGTACCCCAGTGGCTGCACTGACCGGGGGTCCACTGCCGGCTGACCTGGTTATGCCCTACCAGACTGGACACGCTGACCGCTCCTCTGTCGTCGACGATGGCCACTTGTTCATCATTATCGCTGTCGTCTGTGTCCTTATCGTCATTATCATCGTCTTTATTATCGCCTGTCTTATCTACAGGATGAAGAGGAGACGGAAATG gAATGTCAACAGTGACCATCCCACAG ATCCTCTTCCTAAAGGTACACCCCTCAGCACGCCCGCGCCAGCCTTTCACATTCGGCAAGACAGTGTGTTGCCGGATGACGTCAGCACAAGTAGTGGCGCGTCATTGGTGGATGACGACAGCGGTGTTGGTGATTCCTTGGGGTCAAGGTCACTGGCCAGGAAGTCGCTCACTCCTTCTACTGGTAGCGATGCTTCCGATGGCATTGTTAATGACGAAG GAACAAGTGGGGTATGCAGTCGCAGCGGATCTACAGAAAGTGTCAGTGATACCCGGCCTAGCCGCACGAG GATCAGCTGGAACGCAAAGAAAGCCTCTCGCTCAGAAGCCACCGCACCCTGGAAGGCCCGCAAACCTTCCATGTCCTGGTTACCCCCTCTGCCTGACGACCCCAATTCCGCACGCCGCTTCTCAAACTACTGCTGGTTCGATTCCCCTTACGGATACGGACGCGGCAACCGTCGGATGTCCGGCAAGGATGCTGAGATCTTGGCTCTCGGCGCCCGACGAGATTCAGCCGTTTGGAGCAGCAGAGAATCATCTCCTGAGATCTCCAGGAGGAGCTCCTTATACAGACGTCGTTCTTCAAGCCTTGAAAGACCTCTCAGACTGTCCACATCTCTCTACCCGAGCTTCGACGCCCCCAATTCTTGGTATCCTGCTCCGTCTTCCACGTCCATCAGCTCCACTTACACGTCCTGCAACGCGTCTACGGCGTCCGGTGTCTCCTCCATCACGTCCGACTCGTCCCCCAGTCGTGTGCACACGTCGTGGCTGAGAATGAGAGAGGTCACGCCAGACCGAGTGGTCACGCATTCGCTGACCTCCGCTGGTCATGAG GTGACCTGGAAGCCGAAGCGGAATCCAGCGAAGCCGATCTTCAACGAGAAGCTGGAGTGGAAGGCCGTGAGCACCATCCCCAAACCATCCCCCCTACCCAGGCATCGCAAGGAAAAGCAGGTCACGAAAAGTCCAGACCCTAACTGGTCCGAGAGCGTCGCCAGACGAAGTAGAAGACCCCCTCCGGAAACCAGCGAGGGAGGCATCAAGGGACGAGATACCTCATCGTCCTGTTTGGGAGCGCTAGACGAAATCTTGGCCAAAAGCTTTCCTTCCCGAACAAGGTTGTCTGAACCGATGACAGCGACCCAAGGGTTGAAATCAGAGGTGGACAGTACTTCGTCGAATCTTGGAGGCAAGCCGTTACCCTAG